The Stenotrophomonas sp. ASS1 genome segment CGGCAGGATCGCCACCCGGCCATCGTCGGGCAGCGCTTCGTGGTCACGCAGCACGCGTTGCTGGTCGGCGAACGCCGAGTAGTCCAGCAGGCCAGCGCGGAATCCTGGCCAACGCACCGGCAGCAGCTCGCGCAGCGCCTGGCGCAGATCGGCCACGGTGCCACCGGCCACCTCCACCGCGATCTCGCGGCTGGCATCCAGATCGGAAAACGCACCGAACAACTGCAGATTCACCTGTTTCATCACGACTCCTGGCTCGCCAGCTGCACCGGGTCATGGTGACCCCAGCCCTGCACGCGCACGTAGGTGCCAGCGTTGGCCAGGTCGCCCTCGGCCTCCAGCACCACCCAGGCGTTGGCCTGCAGCATGGACATCAAACGGAACGACTCCTGCCCGGACAGCACCCGCGCACTCAGGTGGCCCTGCGCGTCCACTTCCACCCGCGCACGCGCGTGGAAGCGCAGGCCCGGCGGCTTGCGCACGTCGGCCTGCAGTGGCAGCTGCAACACGGCTTCCGGTGCCAGCCCCAGCAGGCGGCGCAGCACCGGCTCGACGAAGAAGCGCTGGCCCACGGCGGCCGAGACCGGGTTGCCGGGCAGACCGAAATACAGCGCGCCATTGGGCAGCACCGCAAACAGCAGCGGCTTGCCGGGGCGGATCGCCACCTTGTGGAACACGATGCGCGCACCACGTCCACGCAGCGCATCGGGAACGAAATCGTAGCGGCCGGCCGACACCGCGCCTGTGCTGATCAGCAGCTGCGCGCCGGCAGCCAGCGCGTCATCCAGCACCGCATTGAACGCCGCCACGTCATCACCCACCGTGCCCTGCCACACCACTTCGGCACCGGCGGCCTGCAGGCGGCCAACCAGATACGGCCGGTTGCTGTCACGGATCTGGCCGGACTCCAGCGTCTGCGCCGCCTCGGTCACCAACTCCTTGCCGGTAGCGATCACTGCCGCCTTCGGCCGCGCCACCACCGCCACCTGGCCCAGGCCGATGGCATGCAGCAGGGTCCGCGCATTGATATCCAGCACCTGCCCGGCCTGCAGCACGCGCTCGCCTTCGCGTACATCCTGGCCGCGCAGGCGCACGTTCTGGCCCGGCTTCACCGTGCCCTTCAAGGCGATGCGGGTCGGGCGGCCGTCCTCGCTGGCGAGGATCTCCACGTTCTCGACCGGCACCACCGTATCCAACCCAACCGGCATGCGCGCACCGGTCATGATTTCCCAGGCACCCTCGCCGCCTTCGGCGCCGGCATCGCCGGCCGCCTGCCAACCCTGCACCGCGAATTCGGTACCGGCTTCGAACGTCGTGCCGTTGGCGCGCAGCGCGAAACCGTCCATCGCAGAATTGTCGAACGGCGGCAGCGACTGCCCACTGATGATGTCACTGGCCAGAGTGCGGCCGCCGGCCTCATGCAGCGGCAGGCGCTCGGCCGGCAGCGGCGTGGCCGCATCCAGCAGGTGCTGCAGGGCTTCGCTATAGGCAATCATCAGTGGCCACCACCATCGACCATCACCAAAGCGTGGCCCAGCACCGGCGCCAGAATATCGAGGCACTGCGCCGCCGCCTTCGGGCTGCCCGGCAGTGCGAACACCAGCATGTTGCCCAGCTGCACCACCTCGGCGCGGCTCAGCCAGGCCATCGGCGTGTGCTGTGCGCTCAGTGCCCGCACCATCTGCGCCAGGCCATGCACCGGCCGTGCGTTCAAGGAACGCAGCGCCTCCGGGGTCAGGTCACGCGGGCCCAGCCCGGTACCGCCGGTGCACAGGCACAGGCGCACGCCCTCGGCGGCCAGTGCCTGCAGGCGGCCAGCCAACGGCTCGATGCCGTCGGGCAAGATCTCGGCGGCCACGACCTCACCGCCCAGCTTTTTCAGGCCGCTCACCAGGGTTGGGCCGGACACATCTTCATAGGTGCCCTCGCTGGCGCGATCGCTCAGCGTGATCACCGCGCAGGCCGCGCCCTCCAACCCCTTCGGCGCACGCGGCTTGAAGCGTGCACGCTCGGCATCGTCCATGCCATCCGGGTGCAGCCACACGCCGCGCTTGCCGCCTTCCTTGAACAGCAGGCGGATGCCTTCGATGCGCAGCGCCGGTTCCACCGGCTTGCTCAGGTCGTACAGGGTCAGCAGTGCCGCGTTGACGCCGGCCAGTGCCTCCATCTCCACGCCGGTGCGCGCCTCGCTGGCGCACTCGCACCACACGCGGATCGCCTGCCGTTCCGGTACCGCCGCGCAGAACACCTGTACCAGCTCCAGCGGCAGCGGGTGGCACAGCGGCATCAGCATCGAGGCCATCTTGGCGCCCTGCAGGCCGGCAATCTCGGCCATCACCAGCGCATCGCCCTTGGGCAGGCGGCGCTCGACGATCAGCGGATAGGCCACCGGACCGGCATGCAGCTCGCCCACCGCCACCGCACGGCGGCGGGTGATGCGCTTGTCGCGGACATCGGCCATGTGGAAGGCCGCATTCAATTCCCCACTCATCGTGTTGCTCATCCTCCGATGGAGGCCAGGTGCGGGGTCAGCCCGGTCTGGCCCTGGTGCAGTCCATGCCCGGCCGCTTTCAGGCCAAGCTGTGTGGTGATGCGTGCCAGCAGCGCGTCGTGGTCATCGTCGCTCTGCAGCAGCGGGCGCAGCGGCACGCCGAACTCGCCGAACAGGCACAGCCGCAGGTCGCCCTTGGCGGTTACCCGCAGGCGGTTGCAGCCCTTGCAGAAGTCACGCGAATACGGGGCGATGATGCCGATGCTGCCGCGATGGTCGGGGTGGCCGAACTCACGCGCCGGGCCCGCATCGGCGGCGCGCGGCCGCTCGTGCCAGCCGGCCGCCAGCAGCTGCTCGATCACCACGTCGGCGCGCAGGTGGTGGCGCTGGAAATAGGCTTCGTTGTCGCCGGTGCGCATCAGCTCGATGAAGCGCACGCTGAAGGGGCGGTCGCGCAGGTAGTCCATCCACTGCGGCAGCTCGTCGTCGTTCAGGCCACGCAGCAGCACCGCGTTGAGCTTGATCGCCGGCAGGCCCAGTGCCTGCGCCAGCGCCAGGCCCTGCTCGATCTCCGGCAGGCGGTCATGCCCGGTGATGGTCCTGAAGCGTTCGCGCTGCAGGCTGTCCATGCTCACGTTCAGCGCGGTCAGGCCGGCGCGGTGCCAGCCCGGCAGGCGCCGCGGCAGCAGCGTGCCATTGGTGGTGATGGCCACCTTGCGGATGCCCGGCACCGCCGCCACGGAGGCGATGATCTCGTCCAGGTCCTTGCGCAGGCTGGGCTCGCCACCGGTCAGGCGGATCTTGCTCATGCCCAGCGCGGCGAACGCACGCACGAGGCGCGCGATTTCATCCACCTGCAGGAAGCGCGGGCGGCCATCGGCCTGGTAACCGTCGGGCAGGCAGTAGCTGCAACGGAAGTTGCAGGCTTCGGTCAACGACAGGCGCAGGTACGGAAAGCTGCGTCCGAAACCGTCGGTGAGTTGGCTCATGGCTGGTCCACCTTGTTGCTCCACCGTCTTGCCTGTGCCCGGAACGGCCCGGAAACCCTCGTCTGCTGGAACGATTGCCAGAGTACGCGGCAGTCAGTTCCATGGGCATGACTTAAATCAATCGTCTTCGGCCCCGCGCGGCAGGCGTTATGGCAGCATGCGGCTTTCCGTGCAGCGGGCGTGTGACAACCCTCATGATGATGAACGATTTCCAGCAGCTGCTGCACGCCGCAGGCCAGCAGGCTGAACCGCAACGCTTGCTGTTCGTATTCGTGCGCGCCGAGCTGCCCGAATCGCCCACCAGCGACCAGCGCGACCGGCATGACCGTCGCGAGGGCGGCACCCTGTCGCCGGTGCTGTGCGTGGACAAGCTGCCGGCCGAGGTGCCCAGCTTCCAGGCACTGGCGACCGAGTCGACCACCACCGGCATCGACTGGGATCTGGTCTTCGTAGCGGCGCTGGATGGCCGCGCCGGTTTCGCCCCCAACAGCGATGAGGCCGCGCGCCCGCTGAAACTGATGGTCAACGCCATCCATGACGGTCAGATCGGCCGCTTCGCCGCCTTCGACCGGGGCGGCGAGCCTGTTCAGTTCTATTGAGCCACCAGCTGCAGGGTCAGGAAGAAGATCACCAGCACGGTGTTCAGGCCCCAGGCCACGGTCAGCCCGCGTGCGGCCACGCCCAGGTTGGGGTTGTGCGCGGTGGGCGCCGCCCGCCAGACCGCCGGGATGATCCAGCCCGTATAGAGCAGCAGCACGGCAAACACTCCCAGCAGCAGCGACGTGCGCTGGTTGGCCAACGCCCAGAGGGCCGCGGCCCACAGAATGTTGCTGGGAATGACGCCCTGCAGCCAGAACACACTCCAGAGCCGTGAACGCCCCGGGGTATCGGGCGCCGGGTGCAGGGAAGCGGTGGCGGTCATAAGTCTCCTTCTGGTTAGGAAACGTGCCGGACCAGCCTGCGCTTGGTGGCTGGGAACGTCAACCCGAGTCGCACGTCACGCTTTGGCACCGGTGGGGCGCCGCCGGGCTCGACTCAGGCTCGCGCGGAGCCTGTCGCTATCGCCCTTCCCCACCCGCACCCTTCCCTCCCCCAACCTCGACACCTGTCGCAGATTGCGCGGTTCGGGCGGATCACCACGCCAGCCCGCGCTGGCAGTGCTTAGCAGCGTGGGAGAATGCCGAAAGCGTCTCCAATCGAGTGATGTTTGCAACTCTTCTGATTGGCATTGCACAGCGCCAGGGGCTCAGATGGCGTGCCACCGGAAAAGGGTGGCCGGGCTTCGAACACCCGAGTTGATGTTGATGTATGCGCTTGCCAGCCGGCGTCACCTCTGCGTGGCGCCGGCTGGCAATCCGTCTGCCGGCTATGGCGGGCGGTGCGTGGGGGCCTTCGGGCCCGCCGGACTGACATCAACCCGGTGTTCGAACCACGTACCGTCCGCCACTTTTATGAGTGGCGGCTACCGATTGCCCTGCACGGAGCTCTGCCATGAACGAATCGGACTTCCCCCATCTGCACGCCTATCGCAGTACCGCCCACGACGACGGTTCGCCACAGGCTGCGCCCGCAGTGGACAGGAACACCTTCATTGCCAATCTCAACCGCATCGGCTCCGGTGCGGCGGCTGACGGGCAACCCTGGCCGGAACGGCATCAGCTGCCCGGTCGCTGCCTGGCCCTGGCCGATGCCGATTGCGCGTTGAGCGGGTTGCGTGTGGTGCTGGAAATGCTGCTGGCGGCGGAGCGCACCCGCCAGAACGGCGAACCCGGGCAATACGTGGGCGACCGGGTGATGGAGGGGTTGGTACTGGCCAGCCAGTCATTGTGCGCGCAGGCGGTGGGGCGGTTGCAGCCTGAAGGGTGAATGCCATGCGCCACGGCCTTCAGCGAGGACCGCTTTCAGCAGGCGTCAATGCTCGCTGAAAGCGCTTCTCAGATCGACGCCGATGATCGGCGAGAAGTCCACCTTCCACAGCTCCAGTTCGAAGAGCTGATCGTGATTATCCAGGCACAGGGTGACTCTCACCGGCACGCCGTCAGCATCGGCAAGCATGGCCGTGGCAATGTCACTGCCGAAAAGCTGGGTCGTGCTGGAGAGGAACACCACGCCCCCGAATCCCACGACCTCCACGTCCTCCACCTGGGCGAGCGCCAGATCCTTCAACAACCGTTCGGACAGCTCGGTCGCCCCAGGCAGCAGCCTGTGGATGAGGGAGACCTCGTCGGGGGTGAGGAATCTGGGCACGGGATGTCCTTCAGGGCACTGCACCCGCCATCGGCAGATGCTCGATCCGCCATGTCCTGGCGTAGATGAGAATGACGCTTCCGGTCGAGCTGGTCTCGAGACGGAAACACTTCAGGCCGGACAGCGGATAGCCGACCGCCTTCCAACGATCAAGAAGATCAGCAAGTCCCGGCTCGTTATCGTCAACCCTGGCGAACTCAATTCGCTCTTCACCCAGTAAAACTGGCAGAGCGTTCTGCGCGAGCAGACATCCTGTGCAGCATGAGCCGGATAGGAAACAGCCATGACAACGCATCGATGGAGAACTTCTTCCAGCGACAGTAGCGGGAACATACAAAGCAGAGGATCTAAAGCAATCACGACGAGACACGCGCAAACGTCGCCCT includes the following:
- a CDS encoding MoaD/ThiS family protein, with product MKQVNLQLFGAFSDLDASREIAVEVAGGTVADLRQALRELLPVRWPGFRAGLLDYSAFADQQRVLRDHEALPDDGRVAILPPVSGG
- the glp gene encoding gephyrin-like molybdotransferase Glp, translating into MIAYSEALQHLLDAATPLPAERLPLHEAGGRTLASDIISGQSLPPFDNSAMDGFALRANGTTFEAGTEFAVQGWQAAGDAGAEGGEGAWEIMTGARMPVGLDTVVPVENVEILASEDGRPTRIALKGTVKPGQNVRLRGQDVREGERVLQAGQVLDINARTLLHAIGLGQVAVVARPKAAVIATGKELVTEAAQTLESGQIRDSNRPYLVGRLQAAGAEVVWQGTVGDDVAAFNAVLDDALAAGAQLLISTGAVSAGRYDFVPDALRGRGARIVFHKVAIRPGKPLLFAVLPNGALYFGLPGNPVSAAVGQRFFVEPVLRRLLGLAPEAVLQLPLQADVRKPPGLRFHARARVEVDAQGHLSARVLSGQESFRLMSMLQANAWVVLEAEGDLANAGTYVRVQGWGHHDPVQLASQES
- the moaCB gene encoding bifunctional molybdenum cofactor biosynthesis protein MoaC/MoaB yields the protein MSGELNAAFHMADVRDKRITRRRAVAVGELHAGPVAYPLIVERRLPKGDALVMAEIAGLQGAKMASMLMPLCHPLPLELVQVFCAAVPERQAIRVWCECASEARTGVEMEALAGVNAALLTLYDLSKPVEPALRIEGIRLLFKEGGKRGVWLHPDGMDDAERARFKPRAPKGLEGAACAVITLSDRASEGTYEDVSGPTLVSGLKKLGGEVVAAEILPDGIEPLAGRLQALAAEGVRLCLCTGGTGLGPRDLTPEALRSLNARPVHGLAQMVRALSAQHTPMAWLSRAEVVQLGNMLVFALPGSPKAAAQCLDILAPVLGHALVMVDGGGH
- the moaA gene encoding GTP 3',8-cyclase MoaA, yielding MSQLTDGFGRSFPYLRLSLTEACNFRCSYCLPDGYQADGRPRFLQVDEIARLVRAFAALGMSKIRLTGGEPSLRKDLDEIIASVAAVPGIRKVAITTNGTLLPRRLPGWHRAGLTALNVSMDSLQRERFRTITGHDRLPEIEQGLALAQALGLPAIKLNAVLLRGLNDDELPQWMDYLRDRPFSVRFIELMRTGDNEAYFQRHHLRADVVIEQLLAAGWHERPRAADAGPAREFGHPDHRGSIGIIAPYSRDFCKGCNRLRVTAKGDLRLCLFGEFGVPLRPLLQSDDDHDALLARITTQLGLKAAGHGLHQGQTGLTPHLASIGG